A genomic stretch from Falco naumanni isolate bFalNau1 chromosome 4, bFalNau1.pat, whole genome shotgun sequence includes:
- the LOC121087811 gene encoding zinc finger protein 501-like: MISHTDGKAEPWFAPLPRRRGQAALRGTCAAEDGIVSKKEEDAHQGIPEPVEHEGLPSGLSKEDSSQSPAQDPVLPRRSERVQRPLGKRQSRATLRGSFRRLPDIIQQRNPSVGRLMICGDCGKSFRVSSNLVQHRRIHTGEKPFACTECGESFRQRSHLIQHQRIHTGERPYECSECGKSFSMSSKLIRHQVTHTGEKPYKCAECGKSFSGNSQLVQHQRVHTGEKPYECSNCGKSFSVSSALTRHQRVHTGEKPYECAECGKSFSQSSELMKHQRVHTGEKPYECSECGKSFTVSSALIQHRRFHMGERPYGCTECGKSFTVSSHLIQHRRFHTGERPFECTECGKSFLWRSALLRHHRVHTGERPYACADCGDSFRQSAHLIQHRRIHTGERPYACADCGKGFTVSSALLRHQQIHRGGEP, encoded by the exons ATGATCTCCCACACGGACGGGAAGGCGGAGCCGTGGTTCGCTCCGCTCCCTCGCCGCCGGGGGCAGGCCGCCCTGCGCGGCACCTGCGCAG CTGAAGATGGGATTGTGAGCAAGAAGGAGGAAGATGCCCACCAAGGCATCCCTGAGCCAGTGGAGCACGAGGGTTTACCCTCAGGGCTCTCCAAGGAGGACAGTTCCCAGAGTCCTGCACAGGACCCAGTCCTCCCACGCAGGTCAGAAAGGGTTCAGAGACCTCTAGGGAAGAGGCAAAGCCGAGCGACGCTGCGTGGAAGTTTCAGGAGGCTGCCAGACATTATCCAGCAGAGAAATCCTTCTGTGGGGAGACTGATGATATGTGGAGACTGCGGGAAGAGCTTCCGGGTGAGCTCCAACCTTGTCCAGCATCGGAGAATCCACACCGGCGAGAAACCCTTTGCCTGCACCGAGTGCGGGGAAAGTTTCCGGCAGCGGTCGCATCTCATCCAGCACCAGAGAATCCACACAGGGGAGCGGCCCTATGAGTGCTCCGAGTGCGGAAAGAGCTTCAGCATGAGCTCAAAGCTGATCCGGCACCAGGTAACCCACACCGGGGAGAAGCCCTACAAGTGCGCCGAGTGCGGGAAGAGCTTCTCCGGGAACTCACAGCTCGTCCAGCACCAGCGAGTACACACTGGGGAAAAACCCTACGAGTGCAGCAACTGTGGGAAGAGCTTCAGTGTGAGCTCAGCCCTGACACGACACCAGAGGGTCCACACTGGGGAGAAACCCTACGAGTGCGCTGAGTGTGGGAAGAGCTTCAGCCAGAGCTCTGAGCTGATGAAGCACCAGCGGGTCCACACTGGGGAGAAGCCCTACGAGTGCTCCGAGTGTGGAAAGAGCTTCACTGTGAGTTCAGCCCTCATCCAACACCGGAGGTTCCACATGGGTGAGCGCCCCTACGGGTGCACCGAGTGTGGAAAGAGCTTCACTGTGAGCTCCCACCTCATCCAGCACCGCCGCTTCCACACCGGGGAGCGTCCCTTTGAGTGCACGGAGTGTGGAAAGAGCTTCCTGTGGAGATCAGCCCTGCTCCGGCACCACCGGGTCCACACAGGGGAGAGGCCCTACGCCTGCGCTGACTGCGGGGACAGCTTTCGGCAGAGTGCCCATCTCATCCAGCACCGGCGAATCCACACAGGGGAGCGTCCCTATGCTTGTGCTGACTGCGGGAAGGGCTTCACTGTGAGCTCTGCGCTCCTCCGGCACCAACAGATCCACAGGGGTGGGGAGCCTTAG